From Demequina lutea, a single genomic window includes:
- a CDS encoding siderophore-interacting protein, with protein MTTPARPPRPVHTATVVRTETVARDMVRVILTGEDLRALPELTFTDAYVKLRFGEVTRTYTVRRFDRGTNEMAIDFVIHGDVGLAGPWAARAKPGDEISFMGPSGAWAPSADADVHLLVGDEAAIPAIAAALEALPDDARALVFIEVTSAEHHQPLPATSRTEITWVHRDEHGLGYGEALTRAVVAAGVPDGVVEAFVHGNADMVKPLRRFLFFDAGLDRARVSISGYWRTGLNEDGWQSSKREFNAAMEAEDPRRP; from the coding sequence ATGACAACACCCGCCCGCCCACCCCGTCCAGTGCACACCGCGACCGTGGTGCGCACCGAGACCGTCGCGCGCGACATGGTCCGCGTGATCCTGACCGGCGAGGACCTGCGCGCCCTACCCGAGCTCACGTTTACGGACGCCTACGTCAAGCTCCGGTTCGGCGAGGTGACGCGCACCTACACGGTCCGCCGCTTCGACCGCGGGACCAACGAGATGGCGATCGACTTTGTGATCCATGGCGACGTGGGGCTCGCGGGCCCGTGGGCCGCGCGTGCCAAGCCCGGCGACGAGATCTCGTTCATGGGTCCAAGCGGCGCCTGGGCACCATCGGCCGATGCCGACGTGCACCTCCTCGTCGGCGACGAGGCCGCGATCCCCGCGATCGCCGCGGCACTCGAGGCGCTACCCGACGATGCGAGGGCGCTGGTCTTCATTGAGGTCACCTCGGCGGAACATCACCAGCCGCTACCCGCGACGTCCAGGACCGAGATCACGTGGGTGCACCGCGACGAGCACGGGCTCGGGTACGGCGAGGCCCTGACGCGCGCGGTGGTAGCAGCGGGTGTGCCCGACGGCGTGGTTGAAGCTTTTGTGCACGGCAACGCCGACATGGTGAAGCCGCTGCGGCGCTTTCTGTTCTTTGATGCGGGGCTCGACCGTGCGCGGGTGTCGATCTCGGGCTACTGGCGCACGGGCCTCAACGAGGACGGCTGGCAGTC
- a CDS encoding low temperature requirement protein A, with protein sequence MRRQFWKLFWMPPRAHGEVLQERRVSYVELFYDLVFVVVVARAANALAHHVSWGGVGAFAVIFAMVWILWLNGTMYYELHGREDGRTRTFVFLEMTLLAILAVFTGGANGGYGREFAAVYALLLAVVTLFWWRVQRYDDPKYLPQARRYVGFMMGGVALMGSSAWAPEAWRVPVWAVFAVIGLTLALLTFMRHRPADQVATVPTESLVERFDLFTILVLGEVVSGVVIGLSGSELATTGVVAAVLGMVLAFAFWWLYFDFVGRHVPVNEPRIIGAWIGWHLPIAAAIVGAGAAVVSLVEHSGEAHTPAATAWLLASATSLFLVSLVGVSETLPHARAENRGFPVVSATLLVAALAVLVVGALQPVAWLFALLLVLIASIGWVVAAARSVAHGTAPLPDGL encoded by the coding sequence ATGCGGCGTCAGTTTTGGAAGCTATTTTGGATGCCGCCGCGTGCCCACGGCGAGGTGCTGCAGGAGCGGCGGGTCAGTTACGTCGAGCTCTTCTATGACCTGGTATTCGTCGTGGTGGTCGCGCGAGCGGCAAACGCCCTCGCTCACCACGTCTCGTGGGGTGGAGTTGGAGCCTTCGCTGTCATCTTTGCGATGGTGTGGATCCTGTGGCTCAACGGCACGATGTACTACGAGCTCCATGGCCGCGAGGACGGCCGCACCCGCACCTTCGTCTTTCTCGAGATGACCCTGCTGGCGATCCTTGCGGTATTCACAGGGGGTGCCAACGGCGGGTACGGGCGCGAGTTCGCCGCCGTCTACGCGTTGCTGCTCGCGGTCGTGACGCTGTTCTGGTGGCGCGTGCAGCGCTACGACGACCCCAAGTACCTCCCGCAGGCCAGGCGCTACGTCGGGTTCATGATGGGCGGCGTCGCCCTGATGGGCAGCAGTGCGTGGGCGCCCGAGGCGTGGCGCGTGCCGGTGTGGGCGGTGTTCGCCGTCATCGGGCTGACCCTCGCGCTCCTCACCTTCATGCGCCACCGCCCGGCGGACCAGGTCGCGACGGTGCCCACCGAGTCCCTCGTCGAGCGATTCGACCTCTTCACGATCCTCGTCCTCGGCGAGGTGGTGTCCGGGGTGGTCATCGGGCTGTCCGGCTCCGAGTTGGCCACCACCGGCGTCGTCGCCGCAGTTCTCGGAATGGTGCTCGCGTTCGCGTTCTGGTGGCTCTACTTCGACTTTGTGGGCCGCCACGTGCCGGTGAACGAGCCGCGCATTATCGGTGCATGGATCGGCTGGCACCTGCCGATCGCGGCGGCGATCGTGGGAGCGGGCGCGGCCGTCGTGAGCCTCGTCGAGCACTCTGGCGAAGCACACACGCCCGCGGCCACCGCGTGGCTGCTCGCGAGCGCGACGTCGCTCTTCCTCGTTTCGCTCGTCGGAGTGTCAGAGACGCTTCCCCACGCTCGAGCCGAGAACCGGGGCTTCCCGGTCGTGTCCGCGACACTGCTGGTGGCGGCCCTCGCCGTGCTCGTGGTGGGGGCGCTGCAACCCGTGGCATGGCTCTTTGCGCTGCTGCTTGTCCTCATCGCGTCGATCGGCTGGGTGGTCGCTGCGGCGCGGTCCGTCGCGCACGGCACCGCGCCTTTGCCCGACGGTCTCTGA